The following nucleotide sequence is from Catillopecten margaritatus gill symbiont.
GGAGGCCTAGCTCTTACAAGACAGCAAAAGAAGATATTGATGACCTAAGTTATTTATTAAATCAGTCAATGGAATCTCTACAAAATAATACATTTAATCAAATTTACGAAATTGGAATTGTTCATACCTGTTTGCGCGATATTGCTATGTCAGCATCGTGGTGGTTATTCGAACGCCCATGTTTTTCTATTTATGCGCCATATCAAATAGGAATTCCATTGCCTATTAATAAAGAAACTTATAGAAAGTTAATATCTGCAAGGCATAATTCAACTCGTGGAATTACCAGTAATTTTGATTGGAAACTGGTAGTTGAGGAGTTATTAACTTCATCAATATGTAAGTGGGTGTCGGATGTCAAAAGGGTGTGTGTATGAACTCATTTGTTAGGAAAGTAGAGGCTGAAAGAAGTATTCTTACCGAGGTAAATATATATACAAAAGGCAAGGGGCAACTTACAGGGCTTTCTAGTTCTGCAATTGATAACTGGTGTTCATTTCATAATGTAGAATTGAATGGTGAAGTATCAAATACACTCCGCAATCTTTCTGATTTATGCAATAGCCTTTCAGATAGAAGTAACGAAAGTTTTGTAAATATTCCGATAGAAAGGATATATAAAATTAAAAAAGAGGTTTTGATTTTAATTGATGGTTTAACTGCTCATTTTCATAAAAATGCATAACAATAGCTTCCAGCAGACTACTATAAGCGTCATTTTTTTTGCGGAGCAAAAAAACTGCCCCTTATGGTAGCCGCTGAAGCTGGCGTTAGAATTTATAAGGTTAGAATTTACAAGGAATATAATGTGCAAACTGAAGATGTAATAAAATTAGCAGAAAATCTAATTGAAATTTCTGTCTCTATTGGTGAAAAGGACTATGTTAAGTTTAGAGGGATATATGCTAGGGTTTGTGATTTTCTTGCTAAATTTGCAGGAGCTAAAAGTCCTTTCTTAACTCAAATATCTAATTTGCCACGTGATAAAGCTAGCGCAGGAGAATATCTCGCTGAAATATTGCGTTCATTTATAGCTCATTTACAGGATGGGCTTGTTGGTGGGCTTAGTCCTCGGAGACAAGCAGAAATAGACGTTACTTCTGATTTTCTTGAACAAGCACAAGGGTTGCTGTCTTCCAAAAAAGTCCATCCTGCAGCACCTGCAGTATTAATTGGTGCAGCACTTGAGGAATTTCTTAGAAATTGGGTAGAAGACAGTGGGTTGTCCTTAGGTGGAAAAAAGCCTAGCCTTGATTCCTATGCAACAACTTTAAGGTCAGAAGAATTAATTACAAAACAAGACATGAAAGATATTGCTTCTTGGGGTGGCACTAGAAATCACGCTGCACATGGGGAATGGGAAGCGTTGGGGGATTCTCCAAGAATTAGATTAATGTTAGAAGGTGTTAACTTATTTATGAGAAGGTATGGGGAGTAAAATTCTAACAATAGCTTCCAGCGGACTACCATAAGCGTCATTTTTTTTGCGAAGCAAAAAAACCGCCCCTTATGGTAGTTGCTGAAGCTGGCGTTATGATTTAAGTGCATTTGAAGCTCTCCGCTTGGAGTAGCTTATGCTGTATAATTTAAGGTGCAATCAAAAACCTCTTTAGGATGTATAGAATATGATTAAAAATCAATCTCTTCCAGTAATAACTGAAATCCCAAGTGAAGAACAAGAGGTATTTGATAAATTAATCAAATCATGTCGAAGTAAGTATATTCGCACATCTCAAGAAATTGTAGATAAAATATTTAGGGTCTTAACTAGTTAAGCAATTTTTAATTGCTTAAAATACTAGCTATGAAAAGGAAAAATAAGTATTACAATCGTTCAAGACTTTCAGAGGCAAAATTTAGAGAAGTTATTAAATATTTTTCAGTGGATTTAAGCGCTACTCAAATAGCACAATTAACCAATCTAAATTTAAACACTGTTAATAAAATTTTGACACTTGTAAGGATAAGAATTTTTGAATTATCAGACCAATATCAACTTCAATCTGCCCCACTAGTGGGGCAGATTGAAGTTGATGAAAGCTACTTTGGTGCTCGATGCGTCCGTGGGAAACGCGGCCGAGGTGCCAGGGGCAAGATAATCGTATTTGGCTTATTGAAACGAGGTGATAAGGTTTATACTCAAATTATAGAAAAGTGCGATAGAATAACCCTTCACAGCATAATAAAAGACAAAACATCAACAGATAGTATTATTAATTCTGACGGATGGCGTGGATATAATGGCTTAGTAGATTTTGGCTATAAAAAGCATTATCGTGTTCATCATGGTAAGAATAAATTTGCCAGAGGAAATTCTCATATTAACGGCATCGAATCTTTTTGGGGTTATGCTAAAATTAGGCTAGTAAAATTTAAAGGAATGAATAAAAAAATGTTTAAATATCATCTTAAAGAATGTGAATTTAGATTTAATAATCGTAAGCAAGATATGTATAAAATCTTACTTGATAATTTTAGAAAAGAGCCGCTTAACTAGTTAAGACCCAAGATTATTATTGACATCTACATCGTTACTTGAGGTGATTTGAATATCACCCTTTGCACTTATTTTTTGTAAAGATAGGGTGCCATTATTGTTGATAATAATATCCCCGGTAGAGGCTAGCATCTCAGGTGGAAGATTAACACCCAGCCCTTTATCGGTGCCTACGAGAGTAATTCGATTAGCATACATGCCGCCCAAATTAGAAGTGTCAAGCAATAAATTTTGAGCTTGCTCTGAATGGCGTGATTGGGTAATATCGCCCTCTTTGTTGATTGTATTTTGACCTAGTTTAATATTGAGGTTCTTGGCATTAATACTGGCATTAAGTTGTAGGTAATGGCTGTAAATATTGGTGCTATCTTGATTCCTTGCATTTAAACCTGTGCCTTCAATTAAAATATCACCGCCATTAACAGTGAGACCATTAAATTGGTTATTGTTAAAGATTGGCTTGCCTGTGGTTAGGGTAATGTTGTTAGTGTTAATAAAGCCAGCGCCATTAATAGTTAAGCCATTAGGGTTGGCAATAATTAAATCTGCTTTTTGACCTGCTATCTCGGTCCATCCTTTTAAACTGGAGCGGTTGGTACTGGATACTTCGTTAAGAATAACAGTTGCGTTATTCGTGAGGTTTTTATTGCCAAAAATAATACCGCCAAGTTGAGTATCAACATTGGTTTGTTTTGAGTTGTTAAGAATCAGCCCTTCACTGCCGACATTGTAATGAATAAATTTGTTGTGCGATAATCCATCGCTATTAGGATTGGCAATATTAACGATAGGAACATTATTACGAGCTTTGTCTAATGCGGTGTTGGTTGAACCATCTGTTTGAAGTGGTACGCCATAAGCTACTAAGGGTATAAATGCCAAATATGCAGCAAAATAGATTAGGAATATTTTTTTAAAAAATGCTGGCAACTTTAAAGGTAGTCTGGGTAAAGATATGATAATACCCTAATCCAAAAGCAGGAATCACAAACCTGGCGCTATCTCTACTTTTGGATTGGGGTAATGCTCTTTTTTATGCTGTGTATTTGTTAATATCAAAATTACAATATCGCTATCTTATTATTTTTTATCTGGTACATTATTCTCTTTTGGAGGTTCATAATTTGGGTCGTTGGGGTTCATAAAAATGAAGCCATAACCACCCTCAGTATCAATTTCGTCAAAATCTACGACGGTGCCTTCTAACAAATCCTTTTGTGCATAGGCGATAACATATTCAATGCCGTTAGATTCTAAATGAATATCGCCGTCTGAAAATTCATCAAAACCCATTAGATATTGAAAACCTTCATCGGTTTTATCGATGGCGAAACGCATTTGTAAACCTTGTGTGTCTGGGTTTTGAGTGGATAGTCCGATTTCTTCGGCAGCACGCTTAGTAATTGTAATCATATTTTTTTAGTCGTGTAAGAGGTTGAACCTCTTACATGGTAGATAAAGTTAATAAATTGTTTAACCCAATGATTTCCGCCAACACTGCGTAAATGAGTGTAGGTGGCTAACAGATTGTGGGTCAAAATGCCATCTTGCTTATTATCCACACCTACACCGCGTAAGACCTTGTAGGCATAGTGGGTTTTTGGATTTAGGTTTTCTAGCTTAGAGTAATGGAATTCGTGTGCGTAAATTTTGTTAGCAACATTTACCCAAGGGTGGTTGTTCGTTGGGGCGAGTTGAACATAGCCCCTACCGATTGGTTTGGGGGTCATTAGGGTATCGCCTTCAATAACACCTACCATTTTATGTGATTTGCCTTGGTGGGTAATTTTTCGACTGAGGTACATTAAGCCGCCACATTCTGCATAGGTGGGTAAGCCCTTTTCAATTTTTAATTTAATGTCGGAGAGTAAAGATTGGTTGGCACTGAGTTTTTCGAGTTGCATTTCTGGGAAACCGCCACCGATAAATAAACTATCACATTTTGGTAATTTTGTTGCACTTAGGGTGTTAAAAAATTCAATCTTAACGCCGAGTGATTTGAAGGCATCTAAATCGTCTTGATAATAAAAACCAAAAGCTTGGTCTTTAGCAACGGCAACTGTTAAGTTG
It contains:
- a CDS encoding IS1595 family transposase ISBaz1, whose amino-acid sequence is MKRKNKYYNRSRLSEAKFREVIKYFSVDLSATQIAQLTNLNLNTVNKILTLVRIRIFELSDQYQLQSAPLVGQIEVDESYFGARCVRGKRGRGARGKIIVFGLLKRGDKVYTQIIEKCDRITLHSIIKDKTSTDSIINSDGWRGYNGLVDFGYKKHYRVHHGKNKFARGNSHINGIESFWGYAKIRLVKFKGMNKKMFKYHLKECEFRFNNRKQDMYKILLDNFRKEPLN
- the cdiA gene encoding 16S rRNA endonuclease CdiA encodes the protein MAFIPLVAYGVPLQTDGSTNTALDKARNNVPIVNIANPNSDGLSHNKFIHYNVGSEGLILNNSKQTNVDTQLGGIIFGNKNLTNNATVILNEVSSTNRSSLKGWTEIAGQKADLIIANPNGLTINGAGFINTNNITLTTGKPIFNNNQFNGLTVNGGDILIEGTGLNARNQDSTNIYSHYLQLNASINAKNLNIKLGQNTINKEGDITQSRHSEQAQNLLLDTSNLGGMYANRITLVGTDKGLGVNLPPEMLASTGDIIINNNGTLSLQKISAKGDIQITSSNDVDVNNNLGS